One Olsenella sp. oral taxon 807 DNA segment encodes these proteins:
- a CDS encoding CCA tRNA nucleotidyltransferase gives MSSQPYDLSRDLSSLVPVHALRVLEALERAGAEAWIVGGWVRDALRGCPAHDVDITTSARWQEVERILHACDIEVHETGTAHGTLTAAIEGKPIEVTTYRIEGTYSDHRHPDEVRFVRDVREDLARRDFTINAMAFHPARGLLDPFGGRDDLVRGVIRAVGDPGGRFGEDALRVLRALRFAARLGFAIEGRTQKALRTHASGLRSIASERIGQELSGIVMSGRLAWALMAQTEVMCEAIPELRACVGFEQHSPYHAYDVFEHTARVCRAVEEFTGGLASAELRWAAMMHDIAKPQTFTRDESGRGHFFGHPRRGADVTQGVLRRLALPKELVASVVALIRLHDHPLSPTERSVSRMLLALERACPGHARELAFSLIDLKRADAVSKTVTAASYAIELDRMSELLRRRVARGVCCRVSDLAVGGADVMRELGAAPGPLVGAVLADLLAQVVDGRLPNEREVLLDAIRTKSKTRSKRSLGLPEDQP, from the coding sequence ATGAGCTCCCAGCCGTATGATCTTTCCCGTGACCTTTCCAGCCTCGTTCCCGTCCACGCGCTGCGCGTGCTCGAGGCGCTCGAGCGCGCGGGCGCCGAGGCCTGGATCGTCGGGGGCTGGGTGAGAGACGCCCTGCGCGGCTGCCCTGCCCACGATGTGGACATCACGACCTCTGCGCGCTGGCAGGAGGTAGAGCGCATCCTGCACGCCTGCGACATCGAGGTGCACGAGACGGGCACCGCCCACGGGACGCTGACCGCCGCCATCGAAGGCAAGCCCATAGAGGTTACGACCTATCGGATCGAGGGTACCTACAGCGACCATCGCCATCCCGACGAGGTGCGCTTCGTTCGCGACGTGAGGGAGGACCTCGCCCGTCGTGACTTCACCATCAATGCCATGGCCTTTCATCCCGCGCGCGGCCTGCTTGACCCCTTTGGCGGCCGCGATGACCTTGTGCGGGGGGTGATCCGGGCGGTGGGCGACCCAGGCGGGCGCTTTGGGGAGGACGCGCTGAGGGTGCTCAGGGCCCTGCGCTTCGCCGCGCGCCTTGGCTTTGCGATCGAGGGGAGGACCCAAAAGGCGCTTCGCACGCACGCCTCAGGGCTTCGCAGCATCGCGAGCGAGCGCATTGGCCAGGAGCTCTCGGGCATCGTCATGAGCGGGCGGCTCGCATGGGCGCTCATGGCCCAGACCGAGGTCATGTGCGAGGCCATCCCCGAGCTTAGAGCTTGCGTGGGCTTCGAGCAGCACAGCCCCTACCACGCCTACGACGTGTTCGAGCACACGGCGCGCGTCTGCAGGGCCGTCGAGGAGTTCACGGGTGGCCTCGCCTCTGCCGAGCTGCGCTGGGCGGCGATGATGCATGACATCGCCAAGCCCCAGACCTTCACGAGGGACGAGAGTGGGCGCGGTCACTTCTTTGGCCATCCCAGACGCGGGGCGGACGTCACGCAAGGCGTGCTCAGGAGGCTGGCGCTGCCAAAAGAGCTCGTGGCATCCGTGGTGGCGCTCATCCGCCTGCACGACCATCCCCTGAGCCCGACGGAGCGCTCCGTCTCGCGGATGCTCCTTGCGCTTGAGCGCGCGTGCCCGGGACATGCGCGGGAGCTTGCCTTCTCGCTCATCGACCTTAAGCGCGCTGACGCGGTGTCAAAGACCGTCACCGCTGCCTCGTATGCCATCGAGCTCGACCGAATGAGCGAGCTGCTGCGGCGCAGGGTCGCACGTGGTGTCTGCTGCCGGGTTAGTGATCTTGCCGTGGGTGGTGCAGACGTCATGCGCGAGTTGGGAGCGGCGCCAGGCCCTCTGGTCGGTGCCGTGCTGGCCGACCTCCTCGCCCAGGTGGTCGACGGGCGGCTTCCCAACGAGCGCGAGGTGTTGCTCGACGCCATCCGGACCAAGTCCAAGACCAGATCCAAGCGCAGCCTCGGTCTGCCTGAGGACCAGCCCTGA
- a CDS encoding CoA pyrophosphatase yields the protein MDIRRRLERGLARWQGKRRGAAVLVSLVDASGKDGSYDVLFERRARSLTTQPGEVCLPGGSIEAGEQPQEAALREAAEELLVAPSQIQLLSGLGGIEGPGGSTLHAFVGTIANYGGSFSPDEVEHTFRIPLAWFLSHEPRRYEVSLLREFPDDFPWELVPQGRDYAWRNKVDHIPFYDTDPPVWGATARVIDRFVQLMRLGGEAAGPSPRGNGNPHAHTASRS from the coding sequence ATGGACATCAGACGACGGCTCGAGCGCGGGCTCGCGCGATGGCAGGGCAAGAGGCGCGGGGCCGCCGTACTCGTGTCGCTCGTCGATGCCAGTGGGAAAGACGGTAGCTATGACGTGCTCTTCGAGAGACGGGCGCGCTCGCTTACCACCCAACCCGGGGAGGTCTGCCTGCCGGGAGGCTCCATCGAGGCTGGGGAGCAGCCACAGGAGGCTGCCCTGCGCGAGGCAGCCGAGGAGCTTCTTGTCGCTCCCTCGCAGATACAGCTTCTCTCAGGCCTCGGTGGCATCGAGGGGCCCGGTGGCTCGACGCTCCATGCCTTCGTGGGCACGATAGCAAACTATGGGGGTAGCTTCAGCCCCGACGAGGTCGAGCACACGTTCAGGATCCCGCTCGCATGGTTCCTCTCGCACGAGCCACGTCGCTACGAGGTCTCCCTGCTTCGCGAGTTTCCCGACGACTTCCCCTGGGAGCTGGTCCCGCAAGGGCGCGACTACGCCTGGCGCAACAAGGTGGACCACATCCCCTTCTATGACACCGACCCACCCGTCTGGGGCGCCACGGCGCGGGTCATCGACCGTTTCGTCCAGCTCATGAGACTGGGAGGTGAGGCGGCAGGCCCCTCACCGAGAGGAAACGGTAACCCTCACGCCCACACGGCGAGTCGGAGCTGA
- a CDS encoding STAS-like domain-containing protein, producing the protein MVISMADFGQALITRVAGRVAYDQIFPKVISAAEVVTFDFSGVDSITNSFADEVFGRMALTMGMDAMRARTTFKNISPMWARVIRGAIDARLAQNTAMAR; encoded by the coding sequence ATGGTCATCTCAATGGCAGATTTTGGTCAGGCATTGATTACGCGCGTAGCGGGCAGGGTGGCCTATGACCAGATCTTTCCAAAGGTCATCTCCGCAGCAGAGGTCGTCACGTTTGATTTCTCGGGCGTGGACAGTATCACGAATTCGTTTGCAGACGAGGTGTTTGGGCGCATGGCACTTACCATGGGCATGGATGCGATGCGGGCACGCACAACGTTCAAGAACATCTCGCCGATGTGGGCTCGTGTCATACGTGGCGCAATAGATGCCCGTCTCGCCCAGAATACCGCCATGGCTCGTTAG
- a CDS encoding anthranilate synthase component I family protein translates to MYPSLEEVRRIAASGDYRRVPVKRELLADDFTTIGVLRALRATSAHVFLLESAEPGQHAGRYSFLGFAPSMELSCLDGTLRVRRGVELAGADPAVEVHQVDHPGDYLRRLIDENRTPRLEGFPTFTGGLVGYFSYDYLKYSEPTLRRKGLGQEDFLDMDLMLFDDVIAFDSYRQRVILMTGVRTDDVDASFARAGARLDAMERLIRTGRRGDFEPLRLKGELTPQLSEAQWKRMVEVAKGHIYEGDIFQVVLSNPISAPAEGSLLDCYRLLRSENPSPYMFYLSSDDVEIAGASPETLARLEDGTLYTYPLAGTRPRGATKDEDEALARELLLDEKELAEHNMLVDLGRNDLGRLARLGSVRVENYLEVLRFSHVMHIASSVSATIADGYDAVDVIDAVLPAGTLSGAPKLRACQIIQELEGAKRGIYGGAIGYMDLSGNLDTCIGIRLAYKKDGRVCVQSGAGIVSDSVPGREFQECQNKARAVLDALCKAQGGID, encoded by the coding sequence ATGTATCCGTCCTTGGAGGAAGTCCGGCGCATCGCTGCGTCTGGTGACTACCGACGCGTTCCCGTGAAGCGGGAGCTACTGGCAGATGACTTCACCACAATAGGGGTATTGAGGGCGTTGCGCGCGACGAGCGCCCATGTGTTTTTGCTCGAGAGCGCGGAGCCTGGTCAGCACGCGGGCCGATACTCCTTTCTGGGCTTTGCGCCCAGCATGGAGCTGAGCTGCCTTGACGGCACGCTGAGGGTTCGTCGTGGCGTCGAGCTTGCCGGGGCCGATCCCGCAGTTGAGGTCCACCAGGTGGATCATCCCGGAGACTATCTCCGTCGGCTCATCGATGAGAACCGCACGCCGCGACTCGAGGGCTTCCCTACGTTCACGGGCGGTCTTGTGGGCTATTTCTCCTATGACTACCTCAAGTACTCTGAGCCCACGCTGCGACGCAAGGGCCTGGGGCAGGAGGACTTCCTCGACATGGACCTCATGCTCTTTGACGATGTCATTGCCTTTGACAGCTATCGCCAGCGCGTCATACTCATGACGGGCGTCCGCACGGACGACGTCGACGCGTCCTTTGCCCGCGCGGGCGCACGTCTCGATGCCATGGAGCGCCTCATTCGCACGGGCAGGCGCGGGGACTTCGAGCCGCTGCGCCTTAAAGGTGAGCTTACACCGCAGCTTAGCGAGGCGCAGTGGAAGCGCATGGTCGAGGTCGCGAAGGGCCACATCTACGAGGGCGACATCTTCCAGGTAGTGCTCTCGAACCCTATCTCTGCCCCGGCAGAGGGGAGCCTCCTCGACTGCTACCGGCTTCTGCGCTCCGAGAACCCCTCTCCCTACATGTTCTATCTCAGCTCGGATGACGTGGAGATCGCAGGCGCGAGTCCCGAGACCTTAGCCAGGCTCGAGGATGGCACACTTTACACCTATCCGCTCGCGGGTACCCGCCCGCGCGGCGCCACCAAGGATGAGGACGAGGCTCTCGCCCGAGAGCTCCTCTTGGACGAGAAGGAGCTCGCCGAGCATAACATGCTCGTCGACCTCGGCCGCAACGACCTTGGTCGGCTCGCCAGGCTCGGTAGCGTGAGAGTCGAAAACTACCTTGAGGTCCTGCGCTTTAGCCACGTCATGCACATCGCATCGTCCGTCTCGGCTACCATCGCCGACGGTTACGACGCCGTGGACGTGATCGACGCGGTCCTTCCGGCAGGTACGCTCTCGGGCGCTCCCAAGCTCCGCGCCTGCCAGATCATCCAGGAGCTCGAGGGCGCGAAGCGTGGCATCTACGGTGGCGCCATCGGCTACATGGACCTCTCGGGCAATCTCGATACCTGCATCGGCATACGGCTCGCATACAAGAAGGACGGCCGGGTCTGCGTCCAGTCAGGAGCCGGCATCGTGTCCGACAGCGTGCCCGGGCGCGAGTTCCAGGAGTGCCAGAACAAGGCCCGGGCTGTCCTGGACGCGCTTTGTAAGGCGCAAGGAGGCATCGACTGA
- a CDS encoding aminodeoxychorismate/anthranilate synthase component II, protein MIILIDNYDSFTYNLYQLLGSARPDVRVIRNDAMGVAELKGLEPDALVLSPGPGRPDEAGVCEAAVLALSGVVPILGVCLGHQAICEALGATIVHAEQITHGKSSLAALDEGSRLFGGIGPTARVGRYHSLEVDPKSLPACLRVSASTETGEVMAVEHLSHPTFGLQFHPESILTPSGEKIVRNFMSLIE, encoded by the coding sequence ATGATCATCCTCATCGACAACTACGATAGCTTCACCTATAACCTCTACCAACTCTTGGGAAGCGCTCGTCCTGACGTCAGGGTCATCCGCAACGACGCGATGGGCGTAGCCGAGCTCAAGGGCCTCGAGCCGGATGCGCTCGTCCTCTCTCCCGGTCCGGGACGCCCCGATGAGGCGGGCGTCTGTGAGGCGGCTGTGCTCGCCCTCTCGGGCGTAGTTCCCATCCTTGGGGTGTGCCTTGGACACCAGGCCATCTGCGAGGCCCTTGGTGCCACCATTGTCCACGCCGAGCAGATCACGCACGGTAAGTCGTCGCTCGCTGCGCTCGACGAGGGCTCACGGCTCTTTGGTGGCATCGGACCGACCGCACGGGTCGGACGCTACCATTCGCTCGAGGTCGACCCAAAGAGCCTGCCCGCCTGCCTGCGCGTGAGCGCCTCGACCGAGACGGGCGAGGTTATGGCTGTGGAGCACCTGAGCCATCCTACCTTTGGCCTGCAATTTCACCCCGAGTCCATTCTCACGCCGTCGGGGGAGAAGATCGTGCGCAACTTCATGAGCCTCATCGAGTGA
- the trpD gene encoding anthranilate phosphoribosyltransferase, producing MIKEAIDKIVQHGDLSYDEAYTTMREIMGGKTSPTQNAAFLAALSTKSTKAETIDEISGCAAAMRELATPVPHPGIETLEIVGTGGDRSGTFNISTTAALLCAAAGAKVTKHGNRAASSQCGTADCLEALGVNLCQDPERVLAELGGCGIAFLFAQSYHAAMGYVGPIRRELGFRTVFNILGPLTNPARPTYFLLGVYDEYLVEPVAKVLAKLGVRRAYVVYGTDRMDEISLSAPTAVCELKEGYYRSFTLQPEDFGLKRCKKEDLLGGTPAKNAQVVRDILTGKLDGPKRDVALLNAGAALHVCGVADSVAEGIEVAREQIASGNAIRTLDAFIRQSNA from the coding sequence ATGATCAAGGAAGCCATAGACAAGATAGTTCAGCACGGGGACCTCAGCTACGATGAGGCCTATACCACGATGCGAGAGATCATGGGCGGGAAGACCTCGCCCACCCAGAACGCGGCGTTTCTTGCTGCCCTCTCGACGAAGTCCACCAAGGCCGAGACCATAGACGAGATATCCGGTTGTGCCGCCGCGATGCGCGAGCTTGCCACGCCCGTGCCGCACCCCGGCATCGAGACGCTCGAGATCGTGGGGACGGGAGGGGATCGCTCCGGTACCTTCAACATCTCGACGACTGCGGCGCTGTTGTGCGCGGCGGCAGGCGCGAAGGTCACCAAGCATGGCAACAGGGCCGCCAGCTCGCAGTGTGGCACCGCAGACTGCCTCGAGGCGCTCGGTGTGAACCTTTGCCAAGACCCCGAGAGGGTCCTGGCGGAGCTTGGGGGTTGCGGTATCGCGTTCCTCTTTGCCCAGAGCTACCACGCGGCCATGGGCTACGTCGGCCCCATCCGCAGGGAGCTGGGCTTTCGTACCGTCTTCAACATCTTAGGCCCGCTCACGAACCCCGCACGCCCCACATACTTCCTGCTCGGTGTCTACGACGAGTATCTCGTTGAGCCAGTGGCTAAGGTCCTCGCGAAGCTCGGGGTGAGACGCGCCTACGTCGTCTATGGCACGGACCGCATGGACGAGATCTCCCTGTCAGCGCCCACCGCCGTCTGCGAGCTCAAGGAGGGCTATTACCGCAGCTTCACCCTGCAGCCTGAGGACTTTGGCCTCAAACGCTGCAAGAAGGAGGATCTCCTGGGCGGGACGCCTGCTAAGAATGCCCAGGTTGTGCGTGACATCCTTACAGGCAAGCTCGATGGGCCCAAGCGCGACGTGGCGCTCCTCAACGCCGGAGCGGCGCTTCACGTCTGCGGCGTAGCCGACTCCGTGGCAGAGGGCATCGAGGTCGCACGGGAGCAGATCGCAAGCGGAAACGCGATACGGACGCTCGATGCCTTTATCAGGCAGAGCAACGCGTGA
- the trpC gene encoding indole-3-glycerol phosphate synthase TrpC, translated as MTNGEESILKRIAARTCERVAAEKVVHPLATVAAAAEERAAKERAAHLAPSFSFPFERALRAPGLSLICECKRASPSRGLIAADFDPVGIAREYEDAGADAISCLTEPFWFQGADKHLERVAQAVSIPVLRKDFVVDEYMIYQAKAIGADAVLLICAILGDAQLKAYIGLCERLGLTALVEAYEPEELSRALEAGARVVGVNNRDLHSFEVDFGRSIELKSMVGPDRVFVSESGIRDARDLRRLAEAGVDAVLVGEALMRRTDRRAALDELRGGLS; from the coding sequence ATGACGAACGGAGAGGAGAGCATCCTCAAGAGAATTGCGGCGAGGACCTGCGAGCGCGTCGCTGCCGAGAAGGTGGTCCACCCGCTGGCAACGGTGGCTGCCGCCGCTGAGGAGCGGGCCGCCAAGGAGCGAGCGGCACATCTCGCCCCCAGCTTTTCCTTCCCGTTCGAGAGGGCGCTTCGCGCGCCTGGTCTGAGCCTCATCTGCGAATGCAAGAGGGCAAGCCCCTCAAGGGGGCTCATCGCCGCCGACTTCGATCCGGTGGGTATCGCGCGAGAGTACGAGGACGCGGGCGCCGATGCCATCAGCTGCCTCACTGAGCCCTTCTGGTTCCAGGGGGCAGACAAGCACCTCGAGAGGGTTGCCCAGGCCGTCTCGATCCCCGTCCTTCGCAAGGACTTCGTGGTGGACGAGTACATGATCTACCAGGCAAAGGCCATTGGTGCCGACGCGGTGCTCCTCATCTGCGCGATTTTAGGCGACGCCCAGCTCAAGGCATACATAGGGCTCTGCGAGAGGCTTGGCCTCACGGCGCTGGTGGAGGCCTACGAGCCCGAGGAGCTGTCGCGTGCGCTCGAGGCGGGAGCGAGGGTGGTCGGCGTGAACAACCGCGATCTGCACAGCTTCGAGGTTGACTTTGGCCGCAGCATCGAGCTTAAGTCCATGGTCGGGCCTGATCGGGTCTTTGTCTCGGAATCAGGGATACGCGACGCCCGTGACCTGAGGCGCCTCGCTGAGGCCGGTGTGGATGCCGTGCTCGTCGGAGAGGCGCTCATGCGTCGGACAGACAGGCGCGCGGCACTCGACGAGCTGAGAGGAGGCCTCTCATGA
- a CDS encoding phosphoribosylanthranilate isomerase, with protein MRDREATGVRAHELLAPSEGALRVKLCGMSRDEDIAAVNDAGPDLCGFVINFPRSPRSVSPESLGRLVGELDETILAVGVFVDQPATFVAQVAHDLVDVVQLHGSERNSYITRLRTLTDAPIIQAFRVRTNADVMRANASFADLVLLDNGWGTGRSFDWSLIGGIRRPFMLAGGLTADNVAGAVGALSPWGVDMSSGIETDGRKDPQKIKAATQAARGALR; from the coding sequence ATGAGGGACAGGGAAGCGACCGGCGTACGTGCCCATGAGCTGCTCGCGCCGTCGGAAGGCGCCCTGCGTGTCAAGCTCTGTGGCATGTCTCGAGACGAGGACATCGCGGCGGTCAACGATGCGGGACCCGACCTTTGCGGCTTTGTCATCAACTTCCCTCGTTCGCCCCGCAGTGTCTCTCCCGAGTCGCTCGGACGGCTGGTGGGTGAGCTTGACGAGACGATCCTTGCGGTTGGCGTCTTCGTGGACCAGCCGGCTACATTCGTGGCTCAGGTCGCCCATGATCTTGTGGATGTGGTGCAGTTGCACGGATCGGAGCGAAACAGCTACATCACCCGCCTGCGCACCCTGACAGACGCTCCCATCATCCAGGCATTTCGCGTTCGCACGAACGCTGACGTCATGCGTGCGAACGCATCTTTTGCAGACCTCGTGCTGCTCGACAACGGCTGGGGGACGGGGAGGTCCTTCGACTGGTCGCTCATCGGGGGTATCAGGCGTCCCTTCATGCTTGCGGGCGGTCTCACAGCGGACAACGTGGCGGGAGCGGTCGGGGCCCTCTCGCCCTGGGGGGTCGACATGAGCTCGGGCATCGAGACGGATGGACGTAAGGACCCACAGAAGATCAAGGCCGCGACCCAGGCGGCGAGAGGAGCTTTGCGATGA
- the trpB gene encoding tryptophan synthase subunit beta — MSNSTHSRGRFGIHGGQYIPETLMGAVIELEEAYGRYHADPTFTAELTGLLDNYAGRPSLLYLAHNMTEDLGGAKIYLKREDLNHTGAHKINNVLGQALLAKRMGKGRLIAETGAGQHGVATATAAALMGMECVIYMGVRDMERQALNVYRMRLLGAEVRGVSSGTGTLKDAVSETFREWASRMDDTHYCLGSVMGPHPFPTIVRDFQAVISREARQQCLDAEGRLPDAVLACVGGGSNAIGSFYHFIGDEGVELIGCEAAGRGVDTTKTAATMATGSLGIFHGMKSYFCQDEYGQIAPVYSISAGLDYPGVGPEHAMLRDSGRARYVAVTDDEAVGAFEYLSRTEGIIPAIESAHALAYAMSLAPTMRADQIIIVTLSGRGDKDVAAIARYRGEDLHE, encoded by the coding sequence ATGAGTAACTCAACGCATTCGAGAGGACGCTTTGGCATCCACGGGGGTCAGTACATCCCCGAGACGCTAATGGGTGCGGTCATCGAGCTTGAGGAGGCGTATGGCCGCTACCACGCTGACCCGACCTTTACCGCAGAGCTTACGGGTCTGCTCGACAACTACGCGGGCAGGCCGTCTTTGCTCTATCTCGCGCACAACATGACCGAGGACCTGGGAGGCGCTAAGATCTACCTCAAGCGCGAGGACCTCAACCACACGGGTGCGCATAAGATCAACAACGTGCTTGGTCAGGCGCTCCTCGCCAAGAGGATGGGCAAGGGACGTCTCATCGCCGAGACCGGGGCAGGGCAGCACGGCGTGGCGACCGCGACCGCAGCGGCCCTCATGGGCATGGAGTGCGTGATCTACATGGGCGTGAGGGACATGGAGCGTCAGGCACTCAACGTCTATCGCATGCGCCTTCTGGGCGCCGAGGTCCGAGGCGTCTCATCAGGCACCGGTACCCTCAAGGACGCGGTGTCCGAGACCTTCCGCGAGTGGGCCAGCCGTATGGACGACACCCACTACTGCCTCGGCTCCGTCATGGGGCCGCATCCCTTTCCCACGATCGTCCGTGACTTCCAGGCCGTCATCTCGCGCGAGGCGCGCCAACAGTGCCTCGACGCCGAGGGGAGGCTCCCCGACGCGGTCCTGGCCTGCGTGGGTGGAGGGTCAAACGCCATAGGCAGCTTCTACCACTTCATAGGGGACGAGGGAGTCGAGCTCATCGGCTGCGAGGCCGCCGGGCGGGGCGTGGACACCACGAAGACCGCCGCGACCATGGCTACGGGCTCGCTCGGCATCTTCCACGGGATGAAGAGCTACTTCTGCCAGGACGAGTATGGCCAGATCGCACCTGTGTACTCCATCAGTGCGGGTCTTGACTACCCGGGTGTCGGCCCCGAGCATGCGATGCTGCGTGACTCGGGTCGCGCCCGCTACGTGGCCGTAACGGACGATGAGGCCGTCGGTGCCTTCGAGTACCTCTCGCGCACGGAGGGCATCATCCCTGCCATCGAGAGCGCACACGCGCTTGCCTATGCCATGAGTCTCGCACCCACCATGCGTGCGGACCAGATCATCATCGTCACGCTCTCGGGCCGTGGCGACAAGGACGTGGCGGCCATCGCCCGCTACAGGGGGGAGGACCTTCATGAGTAG
- the trpA gene encoding tryptophan synthase subunit alpha has protein sequence MSRDVAARREEGVRMGGVASAFTAADGSRKKAFIPFVTCGDPSIGLTEQVVRAMERAGADLIELGIPFSDPTAEGPTIREANVRALKNHVTTDEVIDMVARLRSGGLGVPLVFMTYANMLFSYGLERFAKRAAEAGVNGVVLPDVPHEEKQEFMGPLGAEGLELVSLVAPTSHDRIKEIASDAQGFVYVVSSLGVTGVRSKIVTDIPAMVRLVREANPTIPTAVGFGISTPEQAATLADESDGAIVGSAIVRLLAQHGEDAVPYVEDYVREMAKATHGA, from the coding sequence ATGAGTAGGGACGTGGCGGCAAGACGAGAGGAGGGCGTTCGCATGGGTGGGGTGGCATCAGCCTTCACCGCCGCCGACGGTAGTCGAAAGAAGGCCTTCATCCCGTTCGTCACCTGTGGGGATCCATCCATTGGTCTTACCGAACAGGTCGTGAGGGCCATGGAGAGGGCCGGGGCGGACCTCATTGAGCTGGGCATACCGTTCTCGGATCCCACGGCCGAGGGGCCGACGATCCGGGAGGCCAACGTTCGTGCCCTCAAAAACCATGTCACCACCGACGAGGTCATCGATATGGTGGCGCGACTTCGCTCGGGGGGCCTCGGGGTCCCTTTGGTCTTCATGACCTATGCCAATATGCTCTTCTCCTATGGGCTCGAGCGCTTTGCCAAGCGCGCCGCAGAGGCTGGCGTCAACGGTGTCGTGCTGCCCGACGTTCCCCACGAGGAGAAGCAGGAATTTATGGGTCCGCTTGGGGCGGAGGGTCTCGAGCTGGTGTCCCTGGTCGCTCCGACCTCACACGATCGCATCAAGGAGATTGCCTCCGACGCCCAGGGCTTCGTGTACGTCGTGAGTTCGCTGGGCGTCACGGGCGTACGCTCCAAGATCGTCACCGACATCCCCGCGATGGTAAGGCTCGTTCGCGAGGCGAACCCCACCATCCCGACAGCCGTGGGCTTTGGTATCTCTACGCCCGAGCAGGCCGCCACCTTGGCTGACGAGTCCGACGGCGCCATCGTGGGCTCGGCCATCGTCAGGCTCTTGGCGCAGCATGGAGAAGATGCCGTGCCCTATGTCGAGGACTACGTGCGAGAAATGGCGAAGGCGACGCATGGGGCCTAG
- a CDS encoding DUF3810 domain-containing protein, with the protein MADQEGRGGLCTPTRWRLIASGVLLAACPLLVLLFERFGEALSGGYRPFSKGLLSLQATVASVAPFALWDFLVVGLALAALFTLVRRVVRRRPLLPWLSVVLLVSSATLFLFVSGWALNHYAPSLANEIGLEVGAYTDDELAAATRHYLERAAALAPSVPRGEDGELLRQDFYELARIAGGSYRELSESYGIFEGSQAPVKALLLLGEPLLLSGHVGIFFSPTGESSVPVNCAVADLPFTMCHEAAHRLAIAREQEANFAAFLACTTSDDVRFSYSGYYGAFSFCYSALRRSDPDRAARLLDEVRTSGLDAGVGLVLADLVATGRHYDAYEGWFGRVGSAVNDGYLRSFGEREGVKSYGLVVDYLIAWDRR; encoded by the coding sequence ATGGCAGATCAGGAGGGGAGAGGGGGCCTCTGCACGCCGACGCGCTGGCGACTCATCGCGTCGGGGGTGCTTCTGGCCGCGTGCCCTCTGCTCGTGCTCCTCTTTGAACGTTTTGGCGAGGCGCTGTCTGGTGGCTATCGCCCGTTCTCAAAGGGACTCCTCTCCCTTCAGGCGACCGTCGCGAGCGTTGCGCCCTTCGCGCTGTGGGACTTTCTCGTCGTGGGCCTTGCCTTGGCCGCACTTTTCACCCTCGTTCGTCGTGTCGTACGAAGGCGTCCCTTGCTGCCGTGGCTCTCTGTCGTCCTTTTGGTCAGCTCCGCGACGCTTTTCCTCTTTGTGTCGGGTTGGGCGCTCAACCACTACGCACCCTCGCTTGCCAACGAGATCGGTCTTGAGGTGGGGGCGTACACAGACGATGAGCTTGCGGCGGCGACCAGACACTACCTCGAGCGGGCCGCAGCGCTGGCCCCCTCGGTTCCCAGAGGTGAGGATGGCGAGCTTCTGAGGCAAGACTTCTATGAGTTGGCGCGTATCGCAGGTGGCTCGTACCGTGAGCTGTCGGAAAGCTATGGCATCTTCGAGGGATCTCAGGCACCCGTGAAGGCCCTCTTGCTGCTGGGGGAGCCGCTGCTTCTCAGTGGGCACGTGGGAATCTTCTTCTCTCCTACGGGGGAGTCGAGTGTGCCGGTCAACTGTGCGGTAGCGGACCTGCCGTTCACGATGTGCCACGAGGCCGCGCATCGCCTTGCCATCGCGCGCGAGCAGGAGGCGAACTTCGCCGCCTTTCTCGCCTGCACCACGAGCGACGACGTGAGGTTTTCCTACTCGGGCTACTATGGCGCCTTCTCCTTTTGCTATAGCGCCCTGCGTCGGAGCGATCCCGACCGTGCAGCCCGCCTGCTCGACGAGGTGCGCACATCTGGCCTCGATGCTGGTGTCGGTCTCGTGCTTGCTGACCTCGTGGCAACGGGCAGGCACTACGATGCCTATGAGGGGTGGTTCGGAAGGGTCGGCAGTGCCGTCAATGATGGCTACCTTCGGAGTTTTGGCGAAAGGGAAGGCGTCAAGTCATACGGTCTTGTGGTCGACTACCTGATAGCGTGGGATAGGCGATGA